The DNA region TCACCGCGGGCGGGATCACGGCCGCTGGCGTCACCGCGCCCGCCGTCGAGGTGGCAACCATCCCCGACAGCCTCAAGGTCTACTCCGCAGCGGGCGCGCCGGTCATTGCGGAGCCGTCGGTGACCACCACGTTCGCGACCCTTCACGTTCCCCGCTGGGGCCATGACTACGTCAGGACCATCTCGGAGGGAACGGACTGGGCAAGGGTGCTCAACGTGTTGGGTATCGGTCACTACAAGGGAACGGCGATGCCGGGCGCGGTCGGCAATTTCGCGATCGCCGGCCACAGGACTACCTACGCCAAGCCCTTCGCCGACATCGACACCCTCCAGGTGGGAGATTCGCTCGTCGTGCAAACAGAGGCGGCGTGGTACGTCTACACGGTGACGGGCACCGCCATCGTGAACCCCACTGACGTTGCCGTGATCGCCCCCGTGCCCGACAAGCCGGGCGAGGCGCCGACGGTAGCGTCCATCACAATGACGTCTTGCACCCCCAAGTTCTCCGCCGCACAGCGTTACATCGTCTGGGGCCAGTTGAAGTACTGGGCGCCGACGGGCAACGGGTACCCGAGCGAACTCTTGGAGAAGCCATGATTTACCCGTGGATTTGGCGTCACCTGCCGGGGCCTCGCTGGGCGCGTGCCGTCATGCTCACTTTGATCCTGGGGATTGTGGTGTTGTCGCTCTTCCAATGGGTGTTCCCGTGGGTGGCGGCCCAGTTGCCGAACCAAAGCCAAACGGTGGGCGGGCAATGACTAGCATCCTGGTCATCGACAACTACGACTCGTTCGTCTATACAATCGTGGGCTACTTGCGTCAAATGGGCGCGCTGACCACAGTGGTGCGCAACGACGCCGTCGACCTGACCGTCATTCCGCAGTACGACGGCGTGTTGGTCTCGCCGGGGCCCGGAATCCCCGCGAACGCCGGCGCCTCGATGGACGTCATCAGGGGCTGCGCGGCCGCAGGAGTTCCGATGTTGGGGATTTGCCTGGGTCACCAGGCGCTTGCCGAGGTCTTTGGTGCCGTGGTGTCGCATGCGCCCGAGCTCATGCACGGCAAGACTTCGCTGATATCGCACGAAGGAGGCTCGGTACTTGCCGGACTGCCGTCGCCGTTCACCGCGACCCGATATCACTCGCTCGCGGTAGAGCCCCCAACGGTTCCCGACACTCTTGAGGTCACCTGCACCACCGCCAACGGGATCATCATGGGGCTGCGCCACAGGATTCTGCCGCTCACGGGCGTGCAATTTCACCCGGAGTCGGTCCTTACGGAGGGCGGCCACCGGCTGTTGGCCAATTGGCTCGAAGAGTGCGGCATGCCGGATGCCGAGGCCCGCTCGGCGGGGCTGAGCCCGCTCGTTCGCAAGTAGCGCCCGCCCGCTCCGCCGGCATCGGCGTCTCTGTGGGCGCGTCAGGTACCCACCACGCCCTAAGTGGGTCATCACGTACCCGCTTTTTGCGCGCGCGCGTCCCTGTGGGTCATCACGTACCCGCTTAGCGGATGACGATGCGCCGTCCCGGCCCAAGGCGTGCCGACTCAACAACGAGTCTTGATCGGGGGCACCGGGTACGTGTTGACCCACTCCAGGCATCGACTAACCCAAAACGGGTACGTGGTGACCCATCTCCAGGGGGCTTGCGGCTAGAGCCAGCGCTTGACGCTCACGATGAGGAGCATCGTCACGAGGAAGCCAACGGGCTGATTGAGCCACAGGAACGTGCGCCAACCGCGGTTCGCGTCCTCGCAGTTTTCGTCGGTGATGCGCGCGAATCGCGCGACCGAAGCCGCGTAGGCGAGCGGAAGCGCCGCCGCGAGCACGCCAGGCCACGGCAGCAGTAGCAGCAGGGCGCTCGCGGCCACATACATGACCAACGCGAACCATACGGTGACGCGCGCGCCCATGACGGTGCCGATGGAAGCGATGACGCCCTCGCGGTCTGCGCGCACGTCCTGAACCGCGCCGAAGGCATGCGACGCCATGCCCCACGCGAGGAACGCCACCCAGATTGGCCAGATACCCCGCGCTGTGAGGCCCGCCCCCGTCAGCACGAGCGCATACACGAGCGGTCCCGCGAAGTGCACCGCGGAGGTGAACGAGTCGAGGAAGGGCCGCTCCTTGAAGCGCAATCCCGGTACGGAATAAGCCACTACAGCACAGATGACCGCCAAAAGCGGTACAAAAGAAGCCATTGAGCCGTGGAGGGCGAGCCAGGTGGCCATGGGCACGACTGTGAGCACCGAGGCCCAAATGATCCCGCGGTGCACCTTGCGGGCCCGTGCCCTGTCCCGCACCACGTCGCCCTCGATGCCGCCCTTGCGCGGGTTGAGCAGGTCGGACTCGTAGTCGAAGACGTCGTTCACGCCGTACATGAGCAGGTTGTACGGGATCAGGAAGAACAGGGTGCCGACGATGAGCAGCGCATCGACATGCCGCTCCACCATCAGGTAGCCCGCGGCGAACGGGTACGCGGTGTTGATCCAGCTGACGGGCCGAGACGCCTTGACGATGCTGACGATCACTGGGCGCCTCCTCCGGGCTTGCGCCGGCCCAGCAACGTCCACACGGTGGGCACGAGCAGTATCGCCCCGATGGCGTAGGCGAAGTCCTCGACGGGTGCGACCGGCACGAGCAGGCCGGAGATCTTAGCAGCGTCATACGCGACGATGTCGAGGCCCACGATGACGTTGTCGAACACCGCGGTGAGAGCCACGAGGGCGAGCGCCGTCAGCGCGAGCGGGCGGAACGGCAAGCGCCGCAGCGTAGGCACGGACACCAGGGCCAACGTGGCAAGGACGGCGAGGGACAGGAGTGCGTAGGTCATCGGGCGCTCTCGTCGGACGTGATGTCGGGGCGTCGCGCCGCGGGCCGCCGCGAAAACGCGAGCCACAAGAGCAGCGTTTGGTAGACCAGCAAGGTCAGGAAGAAGAGCTCCTCAAGCGGAACCTCGGGTGCCACCTGAATCCCCGTCAGGTAGCGCGAGTCACCGCGGAAGAAGATCCCAAGCCCCACGCCCTCGAGGTCCCACACGAGGAACACGGCGACGCCGATCCCGACGGTCGCGAGCGTCCTGCGCGCGTCGGCAAACAGCGCGAGGCAGTACCGGCGATCCAAAAGGCCGAGACCCGCGAGGCTCACGAACAACGCGGCCAGGTATGCGCCGCCCGGGTACACCGAGCTCACGCGCGCGCCTCCCGGCTCGCGCGGTGCCCATCGCCGCGAGGGCGTGGCCCAACGCCGCCCGGCCCGTGCCCCTCGCCTCTGGCGATCCTGCCGAGCACGTCGCGACGCACCGAACGCGCCAAGAAGCCGTGCGGAGCCGGCGTCGGCAACGGCGAGACGCCCGTCGCGCCCAGGAGGCGTTTGGCGACCAGTTCCGCAGAGATGAGGCAGATCGGCATGCCAATGCCAGGAACTGTCGACGACCCGACATACATCAGGTTGGGAACGACGGGAGAGGCGTTCCCAGGCCTGAACATGGCCGACTGGCGCACGGTGTGCTCCAGTCCAAGCGCGGATCCGCGCCAGGTCGACAGTTCCGTGGCAAAGTCATGTGGTGCGGTCACGTTGTAGAGCGTGGTGCGCTCGCGGAGGTCGGGAATCGACGCCCATGCCGCGACCTGATCCAGGTACCGCCACGCGTATTCCTCGAGCGTCGCCCGGCTGTCCGGTGTGGCCCCGAGCGCGGCATCGGCGGGGAACGGCACGAGCATGTACAGGTTTTCGTGCCCTTCGGGCGCGGAGGCCGGGTCGGTAGGGGTTACGCGCGAGACGTAGACCGACGCGGGGAAGGGCGGCTCGAGTTCGCCGCCACCCACGATCTTGGCGAAGTTCGCGTCCCAGTCGTGCGAGAAGAACAGGGTGTGATGAGCGAGTTCGGGCAGCTCGCCGCGCACCCCGGCGAAGACCAACAGCGCGCTGACGCCCGGCGACCGGCGTCTCCACCGCCGCTCGGGCTGCCACTGGTGCGGCGCGTCCAGAAGCTCGGTCTCGGTGTGGTGCATGTCCGCCCCCGATACGACCGCATCGGCCGCGAGCACCTCGCCCGAGTCAAGCTCGACGCCCGACGCGAGGCCGTCGTTGCCCACGACGATGCGCGCCACGTTCGTCGACGTGCGAATCGCGACGCCCTCGGCAAGCGCGACTCGCTCCAAGGCGCGAATGACCTCGTACATGCCGCCGCGCGGGTACCGCACGCCGTCGGTCAGGTCCAGGTGACTCATGAGCGAAAAGAGGCTGGGCGCGCGCTTGGGCGAGCTACCAAGGAACACCGCGTGAAAGCCCAGGATCTTGCGCAGGCGCTCGTCGCGCACGCGCGAGGCCACCTTGGAGCCCAGGGACCTGGTGAGCAGGGAAGCGAGCATCGGGAGCCTGCGAATGACGCTCGCGTTCGCGACTCTGTCGGGCCGCTCGAACGTCGTGTAGAGGAAGCGATCGAGGGCGAGGTCGTACAGTTCGCGGGACTCGGCGGCGTAGGCGCGCATCGCATCGCCGTCTCCGGGCGACATCCTGTTAAAGAGCGCGTAGTTGGCCTCGGGGTCCGCGACGACGTCGAGCGACTCCCCGGGACCCGCGGCATCGGCGCCTTCGAAAAACACGCGGTACCTCGGGTCGAGGTCGATGAGGTCGAACTGTTCCGCAGTCGACGTGCCCATGAGGGCGAAGAACTGGTCAAAGGCCTCGCGCATCAGGTACCACGAAGGCCCCGTGTCCCAGCGGTAGCCGTCGGTCTCCAGCAGGCTTGCCCTACCGCCGACGAGCGGGTGGCGTTCAAGCAGCGTCACCGCGGCACCTCCCCGAGCGAGAAGCGCGGCCGCGGCCAGCCCGCCGACGCCGGCGCCGATCACGACGATGCGGGGGCCGGGAGCGGCGTCGGCCGTCACGCGGGCCTCCTGGTGGCGCCCATCCACGGGCAGGCGTTGCGCGCGGCGAGGGCGGCCTTCACCGGGTTGGGCACGCGGACGCGCTCGAAACAAAGGCGGCTCGCCGGTGTGCGCTCGATGCGCCTCAACAGATGCGAGTAGATGTCGATCGTGGTGGTGACGGCGATGCGCGCTCGCCTCGGCAACGCTGGCAGGCACAGCTCCGCGGCTCTGATGTCGGCCCGGCAATCGTCGACGAGTGAGGCAAGCGTCGCGTCGGTCAGGCTGGTGGCCGTGACCCCCGGGAAGTAAGAGCGCCCAAGCTCCCCGGTGTCGGTCGCGAGGTCGCGCAAGAAGTTGATTTTTTGGTAGGCCGCGCCGAGGCGTCGGGCGCCCTCGCGCACCTCGCTCGAGGCCTGACCGGGCCCCTCGGGGGTGGCCACAAAGGCCGCCAGACACATCTCGCCTATCACCTCGGCCGAGCCGTAGACGTAGCGGTCGAAGCTGGCGGGGGTGTGCTCGGTGGTTTCGAGGTCCATGCGCATCGAGGCAAAGAATGGCTCCGTCAGGTCCTTGGTAATGCCCGTGGCGCGGGAGGTCAACCCAAAGGCGTGTGCCACAAGGTTGGTGCCGAAACCCCCATCCATGCTCGCGTGGACATCGCGTTCGAAGCCGTCAAGGAGCTCGCGTGCGTCGGGGCCCCGATACGTGTCGACGATCTCGTCGGCCACGCGCACCATCGCGTAGATCGACGTGATGTGCCGGCATGTGCTCTTGTTGAGCAGCCGCGCGCCAGCCCCAAATGAGGTTGAATAGCCGCGAATCACTTGAGCCGATGCTTCGTACGCGGTCTTGTCGTAGAGCGCGAGCGACGTCTCATTGTCGTGCTGAGCGCCTCTTCGCGCCCGGCCCGCCCACTTCTTCACGAGGTTCGCTCCTCCAGGGAGTCGATCAATTCGTTGAGATATCCCGACAGCGGAGCGGGGATGCGCTCCGTCGCGATCCTACGCGCCGACCGCGCGTGCTGGCGGGCGACCTTGAGCGCCCGGTCCCTCGCACCCGACTCGATGAGCACGGTCCGTACACGTTCCGCCCCCTCCTCGTCCAGGTCGGGATTGCCCACGGAGGCCCTCAAGACGGCCTGACCGTCGTCGTTTGCTTGGTGGAATCCCAAGCGCAGCAACTCGGTGCGCTTGCCGGCGCGCAGGTCAGAAAGCACCGACTTGCCCGTCACCGCCGGGTCGCCAAACACGCCAAGGTCGTCGTCGACGAGCTGGAAGGAAAGCCCGAGCGACGCGCCCAGGCGTTCCAGGTGGGTCACCATCGTGGGGTCCGCCCCGGCCAGTTGCGCCCCCGCGCGAAGGGGCACGACGCAAGAGTAGGTGGCGGTCTTGAGCTCCGCTACCAGCAGCGAGTTGGCATCGGCCGGATCGATCAGATCGCCGTACATGTCGAGCAACTCGCCGGCGATGGTGGTGCGAATGGCGCGCGTGATGAGGTCGAGGCACGCGAGGCGATGGTGCGCGGGCAGCGGCGCGCGAGAGATGAGGTCATAGGCCGAGGCGATCGCCAGGTCGCCGCCCAGGAGCGCCGCGGCAAGGACGTGATCGTCCACTTGGGACGGACGCAGTCGCGAGCCGCGCAGTTCTGCCCTGCGCGTTCCGGCCACGTTTGGCTTTCCGCGCCTCACCTCGTCGTGATCAAGCACATCGTCGTGAACGAGCATGGCGATGTGAAGCATTTCCATGGCGGCGGCGACGGGAAGAATCGCACTGTCGTCCTCGCCTCCCAGACCGGCGTAGGCGGCGAGCGTGAGAGAGGGGCGCAGATTCTTGCCCCCACCGAACTGGTTGCCGAGCGTCTGCCACAGATTTCGGTAGTCCGAGCCTGCGGCGGGCAACTCCGATCCCGCCCCCACGAGGTAGTCGTCGAGAGTGCACTGGACGGCCTCGAGCCCCGCGGCCACGTATGCGCGCAGGTCGGGTGCGGTGAGCAGCGTCGTCATGGTTCCTGGTAAGACACCGTGGAGGCGCGCCGCATTCCCGATTTTCGAAATTGCCCGCGGCGAGCGAAGCGACTGCCCGGTACAGAAAACGCCACTGCAGCGACGGACGCCGTGAAAAGCGGTACAAAAAACGCCATCACATGGGGGCGTCGGGGGCCGTTACGGAGGAGGCATCCCGCGCCTCCTCCGCACTCAACCATCCGGCGCGCCCGCTAAGGCTTTGTCGCTGTTGCCGTAGCGGTTGGCGTGGGTCCGACGCCGGGGCCCTTCGACACCGTGAGGGTGACCGTGGTGTTGAGCGCCACCTGAATGCCCGCAGACGGATTCTGCGAGATGACGTTGCCAATCGGCACCGGGGGCACCGCAGTTGAGAACTCCTTCGTCACCGTTACGTTGAGTCCCGCCGCCTGCAGGATCGACGTGGCGTTTGCCTGCGTCTTGCCAACAACATCGGGCACGGCAACCGTGGTGGGCGCCGTGGCAATCTGGAGCGTCACGGTCGAGCCCTGGGGCACGGGGCCGGGTTTGGGGGTCATGTCGTACACGGTGTTGGGATCCTGCTGGTCCGTCGCCACATTCTGCAGGTCGGCGACCAGGCCCAACTTAATGAGGGTCTGTTGCGCCTCGGTACTCGTCTGGGTGCGCAGTTCCGGTAGGTCGACCAGGCCGTCCGAGACGTAGAGCGTGACCGAGGAATCGCGCGCAACACTCTGGGTTGAGGCGGGGTCGGTCCTGGTGGCGCGATCCTTCACGATGGTCGGATCGTGCTCGGTCTGCACGTCGGATACCTTCACGCCGGCGGCCTCGAGTGCCGTGATGGCATCCGCCTGAGTGAGACCCTTGACGTCGGGAATGGTGACCGTGTCCGGACCAGTAGAGACCCACATGGTGACGGTGGACTTCGCCGCGACCTGCTGGCCCGACGCCGGGTCCGTGCGCGTCACGCGGCCAACGGCGACGGTGGCAGAGGCCTCTTGTTGGACGTCGACGACGAGGTCCAGCTTGGTGAGCCGGGACTCGGCATCGGCCTGCAAGGCGTTGGTGACGATCGGAATGGTCACAAGAGTGGGCGCGGGAGGGGCGTTGTTCGAGTTCCTATTCGCGATCGAAAACAGCGTCACCACGAGGATGATGAGGGCGATCACGGCCGCCGCACCGATGGCAATCTGAATCATGAGCCGCCTGTGGCGGGGATCATCCTCGACGAGGTACTCGTCGGCTATGAGTGTGCCAGTCGCGGGAGACGGAGCTCGAGGTGGCATGGAGGAGCCGCCCATGACCGAACCCCATGCGCCGGCGGTAGCCGCGGGCATCACGGTAGTTGCGCCGGTACCTGGACCGCCTTGACCCGCGGCACCGGGCTGGAATCCGGGAGCGTAGGGCGAGGCGTTGCCGGGGCCGGGGCCTGCGCCTGCTGGTGCGTCCGGCCGTGGAACTCCCGCCGCGGCGGCAACGCCCACCGCGCCGACCGCGCCGACCGCGTGTACGCCGCTCGTGGGGCTCGGAGTCACACCCATGGCGCGCTGGAGGTCGGCCGTGAACTCTTGGGCCGTGGAGTACCGGAGGTTGCGGTCCTTCTCAAGCGCCTTCGCGACGA from Demequina lutea includes:
- a CDS encoding prenyltransferase, producing MIVSIVKASRPVSWINTAYPFAAGYLMVERHVDALLIVGTLFFLIPYNLLMYGVNDVFDYESDLLNPRKGGIEGDVVRDRARARKVHRGIIWASVLTVVPMATWLALHGSMASFVPLLAVICAVVAYSVPGLRFKERPFLDSFTSAVHFAGPLVYALVLTGAGLTARGIWPIWVAFLAWGMASHAFGAVQDVRADREGVIASIGTVMGARVTVWFALVMYVAASALLLLLPWPGVLAAALPLAYAASVARFARITDENCEDANRGWRTFLWLNQPVGFLVTMLLIVSVKRWL
- a CDS encoding lycopene cyclase domain-containing protein, with protein sequence MSSVYPGGAYLAALFVSLAGLGLLDRRYCLALFADARRTLATVGIGVAVFLVWDLEGVGLGIFFRGDSRYLTGIQVAPEVPLEELFFLTLLVYQTLLLWLAFSRRPAARRPDITSDESAR
- the pknB gene encoding Stk1 family PASTA domain-containing Ser/Thr kinase, with protein sequence MNDEPRILAGRYEVGDLIGRGGMAEVHIGYDTRLGRSVAIKILRPDLARDPSFQTRFRREAQAAAGLNHPSIVAVYDTGEDQFQNDHGVLQAVPFIVMEYVEGHTVRDILKGDVAAPIEEAVEITEGVLAGLDYAHHAGLVHRDIKPANVMLTPTGAVKVMDFGIARALADVGQTMTQTQAVVGTAQYLSPEQARGENVDARSDLYSTGCLLFELLTGRPPFMGDSPVSVAYQHVREPAPRPSQFASDVPPELDAVVAKALEKDRNLRYSTAQEFTADLQRAMGVTPSPTSGVHAVGAVGAVGVAAAAGVPRPDAPAGAGPGPGNASPYAPGFQPGAAGQGGPGTGATTVMPAATAGAWGSVMGGSSMPPRAPSPATGTLIADEYLVEDDPRHRRLMIQIAIGAAAVIALIILVVTLFSIANRNSNNAPPAPTLVTIPIVTNALQADAESRLTKLDLVVDVQQEASATVAVGRVTRTDPASGQQVAAKSTVTMWVSTGPDTVTIPDVKGLTQADAITALEAAGVKVSDVQTEHDPTIVKDRATRTDPASTQSVARDSSVTLYVSDGLVDLPELRTQTSTEAQQTLIKLGLVADLQNVATDQQDPNTVYDMTPKPGPVPQGSTVTLQIATAPTTVAVPDVVGKTQANATSILQAAGLNVTVTKEFSTAVPPVPIGNVISQNPSAGIQVALNTTVTLTVSKGPGVGPTPTATATATKP
- a CDS encoding lycopene cyclase domain-containing protein — protein: MTYALLSLAVLATLALVSVPTLRRLPFRPLALTALALVALTAVFDNVIVGLDIVAYDAAKISGLLVPVAPVEDFAYAIGAILLVPTVWTLLGRRKPGGGAQ
- a CDS encoding polyprenyl synthetase family protein; amino-acid sequence: MTTLLTAPDLRAYVAAGLEAVQCTLDDYLVGAGSELPAAGSDYRNLWQTLGNQFGGGKNLRPSLTLAAYAGLGGEDDSAILPVAAAMEMLHIAMLVHDDVLDHDEVRRGKPNVAGTRRAELRGSRLRPSQVDDHVLAAALLGGDLAIASAYDLISRAPLPAHHRLACLDLITRAIRTTIAGELLDMYGDLIDPADANSLLVAELKTATYSCVVPLRAGAQLAGADPTMVTHLERLGASLGLSFQLVDDDLGVFGDPAVTGKSVLSDLRAGKRTELLRLGFHQANDDGQAVLRASVGNPDLDEEGAERVRTVLIESGARDRALKVARQHARSARRIATERIPAPLSGYLNELIDSLEERTS
- the crtI gene encoding phytoene desaturase family protein — encoded protein: MTADAAPGPRIVVIGAGVGGLAAAALLARGGAAVTLLERHPLVGGRASLLETDGYRWDTGPSWYLMREAFDQFFALMGTSTAEQFDLIDLDPRYRVFFEGADAAGPGESLDVVADPEANYALFNRMSPGDGDAMRAYAAESRELYDLALDRFLYTTFERPDRVANASVIRRLPMLASLLTRSLGSKVASRVRDERLRKILGFHAVFLGSSPKRAPSLFSLMSHLDLTDGVRYPRGGMYEVIRALERVALAEGVAIRTSTNVARIVVGNDGLASGVELDSGEVLAADAVVSGADMHHTETELLDAPHQWQPERRWRRRSPGVSALLVFAGVRGELPELAHHTLFFSHDWDANFAKIVGGGELEPPFPASVYVSRVTPTDPASAPEGHENLYMLVPFPADAALGATPDSRATLEEYAWRYLDQVAAWASIPDLRERTTLYNVTAPHDFATELSTWRGSALGLEHTVRQSAMFRPGNASPVVPNLMYVGSSTVPGIGMPICLISAELVAKRLLGATGVSPLPTPAPHGFLARSVRRDVLGRIARGEGHGPGGVGPRPRGDGHRASREARA
- a CDS encoding aminodeoxychorismate/anthranilate synthase component II — protein: MTSILVIDNYDSFVYTIVGYLRQMGALTTVVRNDAVDLTVIPQYDGVLVSPGPGIPANAGASMDVIRGCAAAGVPMLGICLGHQALAEVFGAVVSHAPELMHGKTSLISHEGGSVLAGLPSPFTATRYHSLAVEPPTVPDTLEVTCTTANGIIMGLRHRILPLTGVQFHPESVLTEGGHRLLANWLEECGMPDAEARSAGLSPLVRK
- a CDS encoding class E sortase; amino-acid sequence: MAVESVPSSDLAVPAQATPKSRRILESVFGLVGEILITGGVVLGLFVVWQLFYTDVLSGRTQTQVLDNISWAEPVRVPAITAGGITAAGVTAPAVEVATIPDSLKVYSAAGAPVIAEPSVTTTFATLHVPRWGHDYVRTISEGTDWARVLNVLGIGHYKGTAMPGAVGNFAIAGHRTTYAKPFADIDTLQVGDSLVVQTEAAWYVYTVTGTAIVNPTDVAVIAPVPDKPGEAPTVASITMTSCTPKFSAAQRYIVWGQLKYWAPTGNGYPSELLEKP
- a CDS encoding phytoene/squalene synthase family protein translates to MKKWAGRARRGAQHDNETSLALYDKTAYEASAQVIRGYSTSFGAGARLLNKSTCRHITSIYAMVRVADEIVDTYRGPDARELLDGFERDVHASMDGGFGTNLVAHAFGLTSRATGITKDLTEPFFASMRMDLETTEHTPASFDRYVYGSAEVIGEMCLAAFVATPEGPGQASSEVREGARRLGAAYQKINFLRDLATDTGELGRSYFPGVTATSLTDATLASLVDDCRADIRAAELCLPALPRRARIAVTTTIDIYSHLLRRIERTPASRLCFERVRVPNPVKAALAARNACPWMGATRRPA